The genomic segment GTCTCCGGCGTCTGCGTCCTGATGTCGCGTGGCGCGCGGAATGAGAAACACCATCACCGTCTGCACATCGCCACTCGCGCAGGCCAAGTGCAGGGGTACGGCGCCTTCGCCGTTACTTTTGCTCACATTCCATCCACTGCGAATCAGCTGGCGACACAGCTCGGTCTTCCCCCTGGCCGCCGCAAAGTGCAGCGGCCCGTTCAAACCTAGAATTCGATGCGTGCAAGCCAGCATGAGCTGATCCTTCGTCTTGGCTTCCTTCGCTCGCGCATCTCGCCGTGAACACTCCTGCATGAACAACCGGAGAATCTCAGCCTGGTCTCTGTCTGCACGATCTGCCACTTCGGATCGAAAGTAGAGCTCGCCTGGCTCGGCGTCGCTGCTCAGGCCTACCCCTGCGCCGTCCAGACGATCCGCGGCCTTCTGCTCGCTGGACCGACCATCCACGACCGAGCCGTTGGCGCCGCCGCCCACCGACCGACCGCCTTGAGGCAGAGGCATCGCTGCCATCGCGACCAGCGGCGTCACACCCAGCTCGTTTCCGCGGAGAAAATCAAACCCTGCGTCAAGGAGTCTGGACAGCCACACACACgcgggagaacaagagacgTCCTTTGCGACATGTCAGCTGACGACAGAAAACGCTAGAGCCctgagaaacacagacacagcTCCACCCCGCAGCGACACGGGCGACCACGCGTCGGCAGACAATCCCTGCACAATGGCGACGATGCACATGTTGTCTATCGAGCAAAGCCACGGATGGATCAAACGttggtctctctccctgtctcttcatAACTCTCCACCCACAGTATCTGGAAGAATACAAATGAATACGCATacatccacatatatatacatatctatacatatctatacatatatatttatacatatatatgtagaccGTAACCTGTTGAAGAGGGCCTGTCTGCTGACTTACTTTCGGACGAGAGTCAAGCGCGATTGAGATGCTGCAATCGCCATCACGGAGAGACCCGTCCCAAGGTGGTGGACGTTATTGAAGGCCGAGAGAATCTCGAGGGACATCAGACAGTGGAGACCGAGGCGCGCGATAGTGGTCGCCAGACGGAAAGGGTCCTTTTCAACAAGACGGCGGAGCGTCTGCGGGCGGCAagaaacaaacacacatGTGGGTTTCTCATGTCAGTTGTGTTTCTAGTTCCAGAGGTTTAGCTGCCTGCCTTCGTTTTCGTGCCGCCATCTCCtccgtctgcgtttctcgctcGTTTTGTACTTTCATCCCCCCTGTTTCCCCTTGCATCGCCTTCTGGCCCTCTTTCCCCATCGGGTCTCCTgactcgtcttctctgtcttcacctCTCCTCCACCCACACGCACAGCTTCCTAGCATCcccctctcctcccctctgcGGCTGCAAGGGACCCCTCCGCCCGCTCTCTCaccctgtcgctctctgtgtgtctgcccAGGACATGTCGGAAGTAGCTGAAGATGACGCCGACTGTCGGAAGTTTGTAGGAGACGACGGCAGGGGGCGTTGCAACGTTGAGCGCGGCTGCGTACATCCGCAGTTGCTGGAGCGTGGTGAGGGCGAGGACGCTCCTAGGTCCGCAGCAGACCGCTGCATTCCAGTAGGCGGAGTACATGGGCTCGAGGACGAAGCCACCGGGGAGGCCGACTCCGCGTCTGGAAAGCTTGTCGGCCATGGAGGCCGCGAAGCTGATTTGCGCGAGCTGGGTGAACAGGTGGATTTTTTCACGGTGGCAGATCGGCAGGACTGCTTCGGCGGCGATCACGGCGCGGCGGATGTACAGGAGAGCCTGGGGAACATCTTGTCCGGGGTCCCGAAAGAGCAGGCCTGCCGCGATCACGTGGGCGTTGTAGAGCAGAAAGTTGTTGGGGTGGAGGCGCGAGTTGAAGCGGCGAATGATGTCCACGTAAATCTTCCGGGCCGGGAGGCTCTTGCCCTTCACGAAGCGGCGGTCGGCCTTCTTGGTGAGTTGCGTGACTTCCCGTTCAATTGCGTCGCACTGGACAGAAAGCAGCTCCGACGCGTTGCCGCACGACGTGCACTGCCAGCGTTCCTCGGCCTCGTCCGCGGCGGTCTCCGAGGCTCTGCGCGGGTCCTCGAatcgagaggcgagaggcgaggtgGAGCGGCGCCGGCGCCCGGCCTTGGGCTTCTCGACCGCGCAGGCCAGCAGGGCGATCTTCCGTGCGACTTCCGCTCCGCCGACGCCGTAGGCGACAAGGCGCTTCTGGAGTGCAGGGGAATAGAACGGCGCGCAGTAGCCGCGGAGGCACACACCACATCGGATGCCGCGGAGCATGCGGCCGCCCTCGGAGGGGTCGGAGCAGCGCACACACCCACATCCAAAGACCCGCGGCGGAGCCTCGATGTCCTTGCGCGCGGCTGAGGGCGTGAAGAGGTCTTCGACCATCGACACACAGAGCCGGCCGCCGACGGGGATGTGGCAGAGCGCGCGAACGGCGACAAAGCCGTCTTCATCCAGGTTGTACGTACAGGTCGGGACGCAGCTGTGCGGTAGATTTGCGAGGCgtcgcgagaagacgaggccgACGCTTGCATCTGGGTCCCGGCGCTGGACCGCGGCTGAAGGCGACGTGCTTCGTACGAACGGCGAGTACTGGCTGACGAGGAGCATGAGGCGAATCAGTTCGCGATGTTGGAGATAGCAATAGAATCCTGGCGGGAAGTCCTTTTCGAGGCGCCGCGCGAGCGTCGTCAGCTTCCTGCGCAACTCGGGCTGGCCGATCTCAACGCTCTCCTCAAAGGACTGCAGTTCGCCGAGCACGTTGTACAGCATGTCCTTCTCAGGTCGGACGATCTCGCGCTCCAGCCCCGCCCGCAGGAGCAGGCGACAAAAGTGCAGGACGCCGGTGATGCTGAGCTCCGCCTCGCGCGCAGCAGCCATGATCATCGGCAGCAATCCGCACTCGCGCGAATGCACCCGGACGTTGCGCATCAGGCACTCccaggagcagaagacgaagggacATGTGTGGGGTGAGACAGGACAGGAGAACCCACGGTTGGAGACTGGCCGctcgcggagacagtggaagCATGTCGTGAAGACTTGGCCGCCCTCGAGCGTCAGCGGGGTACACACGTAAGGCAATTCTCGGAAGATCAGCTGGCCAGGCTCGAGTGGAACCTCCGCGATGCACACCGTTTGCTTGTCCTGCTTCACGACGAGGAACGGCGGCCGCTGCAGCGCGCCGCGTCGGCCGATCTCCGTGGCGAGAGCCTTGGGACTCGAGAGCTGCGGAAGGCTCTCGCACGTTGTCCAGACCGACGCGCCCGGATGCGAGAAGTACAAGTCTCCCTCCGCGTACGGCCGCGGG from the Toxoplasma gondii ME49 chromosome IX, whole genome shotgun sequence genome contains:
- a CDS encoding histone lysine methyltransferase, SET, putative (encoded by transcript TGME49_292170~Gene product name based on ToxoDB Community Expert Annotation.): MFEKMLVGAFKASHVDDATFSLASADAATRDELLRRRRAPSHRGKQVLPGGPLDGTGEERRENNTVSSDGRGGVQLDAGKGRPRSVAPGEDVAAARAADPVKDLTAERRHGVLRAVGEDAPLAAGSARRRKGSALRSELVRRMEAVDESNRQQDERELDLVRSTIPKLLSRQQFSDAESLLEYYLDAFPSRAELYILAADLNLEQKKFSQAIEFYWTALFCVPENRMLIRSLRDAEERLLAEVSCIPHLYKAALFDSSRFASCHTTPRPYAEGDLYFSHPGASVWTTCESLPQLSSPKALATEIGRRGALQRPPFLVVKQDKQTVCIAEVPLEPGQLIFRELPYVCTPLTLEGGQVFTTCFHCLRERPVSNRGFSCPVSPHTCPFVFCSWECLMRNVRVHSRECGLLPMIMAAAREAELSITGVLHFCRLLLRAGLEREIVRPEKDMLYNVLGELQSFEESVEIGQPELRRKLTTLARRLEKDFPPGFYCYLQHRELIRLMLLVSQYSPFVRSTSPSAAVQRRDPDASVGLVFSRRLANLPHSCVPTCTYNLDEDGFVAVRALCHIPVGGRLCVSMVEDLFTPSAARKDIEAPPRVFGCGCVRCSDPSEGGRMLRGIRCGVCLRGYCAPFYSPALQKRLVAYGVGGAEVARKIALLACAVEKPKAGRRRRSTSPLASRFEDPRRASETAADEAEERWQCTSCGNASELLSVQCDAIEREVTQLTKKADRRFVKGKSLPARKIYVDIIRRFNSRLHPNNFLLYNAHVIAAGLLFRDPGQDVPQALLYIRRAVIAAEAVLPICHREKIHLFTQLAQISFAASMADKLSRRGVGLPGGFVLEPMYSAYWNAAVCCGPRSVLALTTLQQLRMYAAALNVATPPAVVSYKLPTVGVIFSYFRHVLGRHTESDRTLRRLVEKDPFRLATTIARLGLHCLMSLEILSAFNNVHHLGTGLSVMAIAASQSRLTLVRKLLDAGFDFLRGNELGVTPLVAMAAMPLPQGGRSVGGGANGSVVDGRSSEQKAADRLDGAGVGLSSDAEPGELYFRSEVADRADRDQAEILRLFMQECSRRDARAKEAKTKDQLMLACTHRILGLNGPLHFAAARGKTELCRQLIRSGWNVSKSNGEGAVPLHLACASGDVQTVMVFLIPRATRHQDADAGDGAATPEKSDSLGAFGVDINVKTERGETPLMLAAYAVQRDMVKLLLDKGADANVVGDREKMTVLHALAAGVCRTVEVQYEPLDPRQDLAAHVVMGLNHASLAANIYNRGPGYLYVTDTVEDRIPVVSQLAPDLFIFPQEILRRLTEANHIGEILLRHCDHQLFVRKTKKGYTPAELLSHLWERFFQTRNEVVEQSELRLAALSHQERQEIETGWKVAGQLAYRLIELLRAGGATVEDARRPEDMTPRRTDLQERRLRQLHRDAPWLKAEEMLKGKTQGLSPATPQSRGHEQAAEAAKSADPRKAPLTGQTAPPAPPEAKAEPAGAQEKKAPPPPPSGEKKAPPPPPSGEKKAPLPPPSGEKKAPPPPPSGEKKAPPPPPSGEKKAPPPPPSGEKKAPPPPPSGEKKAPPPPPSGEKKAPPLGKKKGPPLLGKKGLPPPKK